In Novipirellula galeiformis, one DNA window encodes the following:
- a CDS encoding DUF4332 domain-containing protein, translated as MLKSFLKLLSRTPEHPVPVDPRSPENALLAAYLNQTQRKPGRTQTSKPQMIAAHPVPQASHRERLLSMRLEHTKLCSESRAARFREFGIDTAGDLVTADLRKLVEKFPSPRKAVRVIKRYRQAIRLSAKVPGMMPYDALLLISIHRRSVRGLAMETPMTLYRDLQRYAESTPGRKLLRGRRLPSVKRIRRWITASASELRDSRTIYANAA; from the coding sequence ATGCTAAAATCATTTCTGAAGCTTCTCTCGCGCACGCCCGAGCACCCCGTTCCCGTCGATCCAAGATCGCCCGAAAACGCCCTGTTGGCCGCCTACCTGAATCAAACCCAGCGCAAACCTGGGCGTACGCAGACTTCAAAACCGCAGATGATCGCCGCCCACCCGGTTCCCCAAGCAAGCCATCGCGAGCGTCTGCTCAGCATGCGACTCGAACACACGAAGCTATGTTCGGAGAGCCGCGCGGCTCGATTTCGTGAATTCGGAATTGACACTGCGGGTGATCTTGTCACGGCGGATTTGAGAAAATTGGTAGAGAAATTCCCCTCACCGCGGAAAGCCGTTCGCGTGATCAAACGTTACCGTCAAGCGATCCGATTGTCGGCCAAGGTACCGGGGATGATGCCCTACGACGCGTTGTTGTTGATCAGCATCCATCGCCGCAGCGTTCGCGGCTTGGCGATGGAAACACCGATGACACTTTATCGCGATTTACAGCGTTATGCGGAAAGCACCCCCGGACGCAAACTGCTCCGCGGGCGTCGCTTGCCGAGCGTGAAGCGCATCCGCCGCTGGATCACCGCGTCGGCAAGCGAATTGCGTGATAGCCGCACGATCTATGCCAACGCCGCTTAG
- a CDS encoding KdsC family phosphatase — protein MPTKLSTDASIAEPITCILSDVDGVMTDGRIIYDDHGIETKRFHVRDGLGIKLWMRSGFSFAILSARQGNAVKQRALELGIEQVAQGFEDKWPAAEALFETLGCTPAQVCYIGDDLPDIAVMTRVALAVAPADAATDARDAAHWVLRKQGGEGAIRELIERLLRAKGRWQEHLG, from the coding sequence ATGCCCACGAAGCTTTCTACCGACGCATCCATTGCCGAACCGATCACGTGCATTCTTTCCGACGTGGACGGAGTGATGACCGATGGGCGGATCATCTATGACGATCACGGCATCGAGACCAAACGCTTTCATGTTCGCGATGGCTTAGGCATCAAGTTGTGGATGCGTTCGGGGTTTTCATTTGCGATTCTCTCCGCGCGGCAAGGCAACGCGGTCAAGCAACGGGCGTTGGAGCTTGGCATTGAACAAGTGGCGCAAGGTTTCGAAGACAAATGGCCCGCGGCCGAAGCGTTGTTTGAAACGCTCGGCTGTACGCCCGCACAAGTTTGCTACATCGGCGACGATTTGCCGGACATTGCCGTGATGACACGGGTTGCATTAGCCGTCGCGCCAGCCGATGCCGCCACCGATGCCCGCGACGCGGCCCACTGGGTCTTGCGAAAACAAGGTGGCGAGGGAGCCATCCGCGAGTTGATTGAACGATTGCTGCGAGCCAAGGGACGATGGCAGGAACATCTGGGTTGA
- a CDS encoding lactate utilization protein B: protein MKTLPIVDHPTKAHAFVADNERTHWHDQALWFVRSKRDKQAGSVPEWEYLRSLASQIKTETIAKLGDYLSEFERNATALGATVHWAADAAEHNEIVLKILRDHETLRIVKSKSMLTEECGLNHFLEDNGIEVVDTDLGERIVQLRKETPSHIVLPAIHIRKEEVGETFHEHLGTDEGASDPQYLTEAARGHLRDKFLAGEVGITGVNFAIAETGGFVICTNEGNADLGVSLPRVHIACMGIEKIIPRFEDLAVFIRLLARSATGQPITTYTSHFHGPRDPQSELHIVLVDNGRSQLRNRSEFRDALHCIRCGACMNTCPVYRRSGGHSYSATVPGPIGSVLSPTRDSSSYKSLPYACSLCGSCTDVCPVKIPLHHQLLAWRKELVDQNLLPYSKRISMKGASILFRNPRLFTFAGWVGRKSLKWLPHGMTHNRWNTWTIARELPEPPRESFRHWYAANRKR, encoded by the coding sequence ATGAAAACTCTTCCCATCGTCGATCACCCGACCAAAGCTCATGCGTTCGTTGCCGACAACGAACGGACGCATTGGCACGACCAAGCGTTGTGGTTCGTCCGCAGTAAACGGGACAAACAAGCGGGGTCGGTCCCGGAATGGGAATACCTCCGCTCGCTCGCGTCGCAGATCAAAACCGAAACGATCGCGAAGCTCGGTGACTATCTGAGCGAATTCGAACGCAACGCCACCGCGCTCGGCGCGACCGTGCACTGGGCCGCAGATGCCGCCGAGCACAATGAAATTGTACTCAAGATTTTGCGTGATCACGAAACCCTACGGATCGTTAAAAGCAAATCAATGCTGACGGAGGAATGTGGACTCAATCACTTTCTCGAAGACAATGGCATCGAAGTCGTCGACACCGACTTGGGCGAGCGCATCGTTCAACTGAGAAAAGAAACGCCCAGCCATATTGTGTTGCCTGCGATCCATATTCGCAAAGAAGAAGTCGGCGAGACGTTTCACGAGCACCTTGGTACCGACGAAGGGGCATCCGATCCACAATACTTGACCGAAGCCGCACGGGGTCATTTGCGTGACAAGTTCTTGGCAGGCGAAGTCGGGATCACGGGAGTCAACTTTGCGATCGCGGAAACCGGCGGATTCGTCATTTGCACCAACGAAGGCAATGCTGATCTTGGCGTATCGCTGCCGCGAGTCCATATCGCTTGTATGGGCATCGAAAAAATCATCCCACGCTTCGAGGACTTAGCGGTCTTCATTCGCTTGCTCGCTCGCAGTGCGACCGGACAACCGATCACCACGTACACCTCGCACTTCCATGGCCCTCGCGACCCGCAGAGCGAATTGCACATTGTGTTGGTCGATAACGGCCGCAGCCAACTGAGAAACCGCAGCGAATTTCGCGACGCATTGCACTGTATCCGCTGTGGCGCGTGCATGAATACATGCCCCGTTTATCGGCGCAGTGGCGGGCATAGTTACAGCGCCACGGTGCCCGGTCCGATCGGATCGGTGTTGTCGCCGACTCGCGATTCTTCGAGCTACAAGAGCCTTCCCTACGCCTGCAGTTTATGCGGTTCGTGCACCGACGTTTGCCCCGTCAAAATCCCGCTGCATCACCAATTACTAGCTTGGCGAAAAGAGCTGGTCGATCAGAATTTATTGCCCTATTCGAAACGAATCAGCATGAAAGGGGCGTCGATCCTGTTTCGCAATCCGCGACTGTTCACCTTTGCCGGTTGGGTGGGACGCAAATCACTGAAGTGGCTGCCGCACGGGATGACCCACAACCGCTGGAACACTTGGACGATTGCTCGAGAACTCCCCGAACCTCCTCGCGAGAGTTTCCGTCATTGGTATGCCGCGAACCGAAAACGATAA
- a CDS encoding transglutaminase-like domain-containing protein, protein MNNENARAEPAKWSRRRLLGHSLLGLSVGGYGVVSWSGNAGFADEPDDAPATNSSDDPTATQPASRLIYDSPQTQQWRIGLQLTTPVTCTNVIATFPVPTDWPEQKVTLVNQVIDPIVRAWEVRELVGGVKQVSLRIPHVAAGANVEMTFLFQIERSRILPPVQTDDLVIPLRPERELRNYLGNSPHIDASNSTIRSASRDLAAMEAENDWQRVEQIYDYVREKVEYVEGSLKNASVALRDGKGDCEEMTSLVVALCRNAKIPARMVWIPGHCYPEFYLEDGEGNGFWFPCQAAGTRQFGRMDEYRPVLQKGDRFKVPEKRQPVRYVAEFFKCDRKGSGNPDPHFVREQIEI, encoded by the coding sequence ATGAACAATGAAAACGCACGAGCCGAGCCAGCGAAATGGAGCCGCCGAAGACTGCTAGGCCACTCGTTACTCGGGCTAAGCGTTGGCGGCTATGGCGTCGTATCGTGGAGCGGTAACGCAGGATTCGCCGATGAACCTGATGATGCCCCCGCGACAAACTCAAGTGACGATCCAACCGCGACGCAACCCGCCTCGCGATTGATTTACGATTCACCGCAAACTCAACAATGGCGAATTGGTTTGCAGTTAACCACCCCGGTGACCTGCACGAATGTGATTGCGACGTTTCCTGTGCCGACCGATTGGCCCGAACAGAAGGTCACGTTGGTCAACCAAGTCATTGATCCCATCGTGCGAGCTTGGGAAGTTCGCGAATTAGTAGGCGGCGTCAAACAAGTTTCGTTGCGGATACCGCATGTCGCTGCTGGTGCTAACGTCGAAATGACGTTCCTGTTCCAAATCGAACGTTCCCGGATTCTGCCTCCAGTCCAGACCGACGATCTTGTCATTCCGCTGCGTCCCGAGCGTGAACTTCGGAACTACCTTGGCAATAGTCCCCACATCGACGCGAGCAATTCCACGATTCGTTCGGCCTCTCGTGATTTGGCAGCAATGGAAGCCGAAAACGACTGGCAACGCGTTGAACAGATCTACGATTACGTCCGCGAAAAAGTCGAGTACGTCGAAGGGTCGCTAAAAAATGCGTCCGTCGCACTACGCGACGGCAAAGGCGATTGCGAAGAGATGACCAGTCTCGTCGTCGCACTTTGTCGCAACGCCAAAATTCCCGCACGCATGGTTTGGATCCCCGGCCACTGTTACCCCGAATTTTATCTCGAGGATGGCGAGGGCAACGGTTTTTGGTTCCCCTGCCAAGCCGCCGGGACACGCCAATTCGGACGCATGGATGAATATCGTCCGGTGTTGCAAAAGGGGGACCGCTTCAAAGTCCCCGAGAAACGACAACCGGTGCGTTATGTCGCTGAATTCTTTAAATGCGACCGTAAAGGCAGTGGCAATCCCGATCCCCATTTCGTTCGCGAACAGATCGAAATCTAG
- a CDS encoding (Fe-S)-binding protein, with protein sequence MSVALFIPCYLDQFYPDVAIASLELLERLGVDVVYPDGQTCCGQPMANTGCVADCAPVAHRFVELFAAYDTIVCPSGSCTAMVRHHYGDYFADDDPQFNHVKNRTFELCEFLHDELKIQSLDVQFPHKVSIHQSCHGLRELRLGASSENMTPREDKVRNVLNLVHGIQWCTPTRSDECCGFGGTFAVNEADVSAAMGRDRVADHVSSGSEVLVSADMSCLMHLQGIIRRESIPIEVMHVAQVLVGRMPKRVSPSAS encoded by the coding sequence ATGTCTGTTGCTCTTTTTATCCCCTGTTATCTCGATCAATTCTATCCTGATGTTGCGATCGCGTCGCTAGAACTGCTTGAGCGACTCGGTGTCGACGTTGTCTATCCCGATGGGCAAACCTGTTGCGGCCAACCGATGGCCAACACCGGCTGCGTCGCGGATTGTGCTCCGGTAGCCCACCGGTTCGTCGAATTATTCGCCGCCTACGACACGATCGTCTGTCCGTCGGGCTCCTGCACGGCGATGGTTCGCCACCATTACGGCGATTACTTTGCCGACGATGACCCCCAATTCAATCACGTCAAAAATCGCACCTTTGAGTTGTGCGAGTTCTTACACGACGAGTTGAAAATTCAATCGCTCGATGTGCAATTCCCGCACAAGGTTTCGATTCACCAAAGTTGCCACGGGCTGAGAGAATTACGGCTCGGTGCGAGCAGCGAAAACATGACGCCTCGCGAAGACAAAGTGCGCAACGTGCTGAACCTTGTCCATGGGATCCAGTGGTGCACTCCGACGCGGAGCGATGAATGTTGTGGCTTCGGCGGCACATTCGCTGTGAACGAGGCAGATGTCTCCGCCGCCATGGGACGCGACCGCGTCGCCGACCATGTTTCCAGCGGTAGCGAGGTGTTGGTCTCGGCCGACATGAGCTGCTTGATGCATTTGCAAGGCATCATCCGGCGCGAATCGATTCCGATCGAAGTCATGCACGTCGCTCAAGTCTTAGTCGGTCGAATGCCAAAACGAGTGAGTCCCAGCGCGAGTTAG
- a CDS encoding KpsF/GutQ family sugar-phosphate isomerase: MSAAEKLPNSLGSNENSSAPPATLIERLRVLREIVSIEGNAILRAAQTLGVEAVRAAEMTANCEGCVVVTGVGKAGLVGKKLVATLASTGTPAHFLHPAEAVHGDLGRVRSSDVVWAISNSGRSEEVVRIAAHLREHSAGLIAITASNDNPLSAAANCTVAIGKHNEACPNGLAPTSSTAVMMAVGDGIAMLASRLRSFTPQDFAKYHPGGALGRKLASVDQIMRGLDACRIAPSDITVREAMVSASKNGRRTGAVMLVNASKQLVGIFTDSDLARILETRNDVALDESIANRMTANPTTATSGMLLQDALAVMSRRRISELPVLDSQNRPIGLIDITDIAGLLGDQDDPAILSFQP; encoded by the coding sequence GTGTCCGCTGCCGAAAAACTGCCGAATTCCCTCGGTTCGAACGAAAATAGCTCTGCGCCGCCTGCGACCTTGATCGAACGGCTCCGTGTTTTGCGTGAAATCGTGTCGATCGAGGGCAATGCGATCCTACGGGCGGCCCAGACGCTGGGCGTTGAAGCAGTGCGCGCAGCTGAAATGACAGCAAACTGTGAAGGTTGCGTGGTCGTGACGGGAGTCGGCAAAGCAGGGCTGGTGGGCAAAAAATTAGTCGCAACGCTTGCTAGCACTGGCACCCCGGCTCATTTCCTGCATCCTGCCGAAGCGGTCCATGGCGATCTGGGGCGTGTTCGCAGCAGCGATGTCGTATGGGCGATCTCCAACTCGGGTCGCAGCGAAGAGGTCGTGCGGATTGCCGCTCACCTACGCGAACATTCTGCGGGCTTGATCGCGATCACGGCTTCAAACGACAATCCGCTCTCCGCCGCGGCGAACTGTACCGTCGCCATTGGCAAGCACAACGAAGCATGTCCCAACGGTTTGGCTCCGACGTCGAGTACCGCAGTCATGATGGCGGTAGGGGATGGGATCGCGATGTTGGCCAGTCGTTTGCGATCGTTCACTCCCCAAGATTTTGCCAAATATCATCCTGGCGGCGCGCTGGGTCGCAAATTAGCCAGCGTTGATCAAATCATGCGTGGCCTCGATGCCTGTCGCATCGCGCCGAGTGACATCACCGTTCGTGAAGCGATGGTGAGTGCGTCGAAGAACGGACGGCGTACCGGGGCGGTGATGCTGGTTAACGCATCCAAACAACTTGTCGGAATCTTTACCGACAGCGACCTGGCAAGAATCTTGGAAACGCGAAACGATGTCGCGTTGGACGAGAGCATTGCGAATCGCATGACCGCGAACCCCACGACTGCGACCAGCGGAATGTTGTTACAAGATGCATTGGCGGTGATGTCCCGCCGACGGATCAGTGAGCTTCCCGTGCTCGATTCCCAAAATCGCCCGATCGGATTGATCGACATCACCGATATCGCTGGTCTGCTCGGCGATCAAGATGACCCCGCCATTTTAAGTTTCCAACCCTAA
- a CDS encoding MATE family efflux transporter, translating to MNDHTNPPSEPSFRFVFAELLAIALPLMVSTGTFSLVLFVDRTLLLWHDGASMSASMAGGNFFWVSICLPIGIASMTGAIISQYVGAGEEHKIGRFLWQSVWLTLMSTPFVVAVAYAAPDLFRWAEQPSELIAAETTYLRWLMVGGIGAILENALSGFFSGTNRTRVIMWVSLLSGVVNLIFDLLLIFGAGPIPELGIAGAAIASSIAFWFKAICFAGLIFYYDRDHRYRIRQSVCFCRSLLTKLLFFGFPTGLMYVTEAGGFTAIVLRIGRLGDVPLRATTMAINFNMVAFIPLMGVSIAASVLVGRHLIESGPRRAAKSVLAALLVGWSYSLLWCIAYLAFPGTMMQLYELNTPTSDSALAIELAHGLLKFVAFYVVMDATQLILAGALRGAGDTWFVLGTGLVSSLLAFSIGTWGEPTDGQLDWWWWMITLWVWMIAVCMTARFIQGKWKQMRMV from the coding sequence TTGAACGATCACACCAATCCCCCATCTGAGCCTTCCTTTCGCTTCGTCTTTGCGGAATTGCTCGCGATTGCGTTGCCCTTGATGGTCAGCACGGGCACGTTCTCGTTGGTGTTGTTTGTCGACCGCACCTTGTTGTTATGGCATGACGGCGCGTCGATGAGTGCATCGATGGCAGGCGGCAACTTTTTTTGGGTTAGCATTTGCTTGCCGATCGGGATCGCATCGATGACCGGTGCCATCATCAGCCAATACGTCGGTGCGGGCGAAGAGCACAAGATCGGTCGATTCCTGTGGCAATCGGTGTGGTTGACGTTGATGTCGACGCCCTTTGTTGTCGCGGTCGCCTACGCGGCTCCCGATCTGTTTCGATGGGCCGAACAACCCAGCGAACTGATCGCCGCCGAGACGACTTACCTGAGATGGTTAATGGTCGGCGGTATCGGTGCCATTTTGGAGAACGCGCTCAGCGGTTTCTTTAGTGGCACCAATCGAACGCGGGTGATCATGTGGGTCAGTCTGCTCTCGGGCGTGGTGAACTTAATCTTCGATCTGCTACTGATTTTCGGCGCCGGACCGATCCCCGAACTGGGGATTGCCGGGGCGGCGATCGCCAGTTCGATTGCGTTTTGGTTCAAAGCGATTTGCTTTGCCGGGTTGATTTTTTATTACGATCGCGACCACCGATACCGAATTCGCCAAAGCGTTTGCTTTTGTCGATCGCTGTTAACCAAGCTACTCTTCTTTGGTTTTCCCACCGGATTGATGTACGTCACCGAAGCGGGCGGGTTTACCGCGATTGTGTTGCGCATCGGTCGCCTCGGTGACGTTCCCCTACGGGCGACGACGATGGCAATCAACTTCAACATGGTTGCCTTCATTCCGTTGATGGGCGTCTCGATCGCGGCGTCCGTTTTAGTGGGACGTCACTTGATTGAAAGCGGACCGCGACGAGCAGCAAAAAGTGTTTTAGCGGCCTTGCTCGTCGGCTGGAGCTATTCGCTGCTTTGGTGCATCGCGTATTTAGCGTTTCCCGGAACGATGATGCAGTTGTATGAACTGAACACGCCGACATCCGATTCGGCATTGGCCATCGAACTCGCCCATGGGCTGTTAAAGTTCGTGGCGTTTTACGTCGTAATGGATGCCACGCAATTGATTCTCGCAGGCGCATTACGAGGCGCCGGTGACACCTGGTTTGTGCTGGGCACCGGATTGGTTTCCTCGCTGTTGGCGTTTTCGATTGGAACCTGGGGCGAACCCACCGATGGCCAGCTTGATTGGTGGTGGTGGATGATCACGCTATGGGTTTGGATGATCGCCGTCTGCATGACCGCGCGATTCATCCAAGGCAAATGGAAACAAATGCGGATGGTGTGA
- a CDS encoding LutC/YkgG family protein: MIQQTKATTKSRQAILDRLLGTEVIGPGLPTVDPNQLIHFEDPVAKFIEVLATVGGQAHVVDDLRQIGEILAKLPVYSQAKRVVSLVPEAVPSSFDLAAIDDPHALASLDWTIAKGEFPVAENGAIWVQGETMPHRVLLFIAQYLAIVVSRSQMVHNLHEAYARIGTPKSPFGVFVSGPSKTADIEQSLVLGAHGCRELQVFLTP, encoded by the coding sequence ATGATCCAACAAACCAAAGCGACCACGAAAAGCCGTCAAGCGATTCTCGACCGACTGCTTGGCACCGAGGTAATCGGCCCGGGGTTGCCCACGGTCGACCCGAACCAGTTGATCCATTTTGAAGATCCGGTGGCGAAATTCATTGAAGTGTTAGCGACCGTGGGGGGACAAGCTCATGTGGTCGACGATCTGCGTCAAATCGGTGAGATTCTGGCCAAGTTGCCCGTCTACTCGCAAGCCAAACGAGTCGTATCGTTGGTTCCCGAAGCGGTTCCCAGCAGTTTTGATCTCGCGGCGATTGACGATCCTCATGCGCTCGCTTCGCTGGATTGGACGATCGCAAAAGGCGAATTTCCCGTCGCCGAAAACGGGGCGATCTGGGTCCAAGGTGAAACCATGCCGCACCGAGTGTTGTTGTTCATTGCCCAGTATTTGGCGATCGTGGTCTCACGCAGCCAAATGGTGCATAACCTGCATGAAGCCTACGCGAGAATCGGGACGCCGAAATCACCGTTTGGAGTGTTTGTCTCTGGACCGAGCAAAACAGCCGACATTGAACAATCGTTGGTGCTCGGGGCGCATGGATGCCGGGAATTACAGGTATTCCTGACACCGTAG